Proteins from one Mycobacterium sp. SMC-2 genomic window:
- a CDS encoding helix-turn-helix domain-containing protein has protein sequence MTSPATALLRAVRTQRGLTLEALAEQTGLTKSYLSKIERRQSTPSIAVALKVAKALDVDVGRLFSDEAAQEKIAVDRASGGSDGQRYRALASSMLGKAMSPFVIRPTEAPADDPRPEHGGQEFMFVHAGSVELDYGDQTIRLGAGDSAYFDASVSHTIRAVGARPAEVVVVAHEPGARPRR, from the coding sequence GTGACATCGCCAGCGACAGCACTGCTACGCGCGGTCCGCACCCAGCGCGGCCTCACCCTCGAGGCGCTCGCCGAGCAGACGGGGCTGACCAAGAGCTACCTGTCCAAGATCGAACGCCGGCAGAGCACCCCGTCGATCGCGGTGGCCCTCAAGGTGGCCAAGGCCCTCGACGTCGACGTCGGGCGGTTGTTCTCCGACGAGGCGGCGCAGGAGAAGATCGCCGTCGACCGGGCATCGGGCGGCTCCGACGGTCAGCGCTATCGGGCACTGGCGTCGTCGATGCTCGGAAAGGCCATGTCGCCGTTCGTGATTCGTCCGACCGAAGCGCCGGCCGACGATCCCCGGCCCGAGCACGGCGGCCAGGAGTTCATGTTCGTGCATGCCGGCAGCGTCGAACTCGATTACGGGGACCAGACGATCAGGCTGGGCGCCGGCGACAGCGCCTATTTCGACGCCTCGGTCAGCCACACGATCCGGGCCGTCGGGGCCCGGCCGGCCGAGGTCGTCGTCGTGGCCCACGAGCCCGGGGCCCGGCCACGGCGGTGA
- a CDS encoding MFS transporter, with protein sequence MSDLTQERTDTADVSAWTPLRNRVFRALFVAQFVSNVGTWMQSVAAQWVLVEGHSSPTVVALVQTASLGPTLVLALFAGALADVFDQRRLLMALQSYAVLVALALAGLTYCGRLTPTALLLFTLAIGVASAITAPAWQAIQPEVVAREQITAAATLASVSVNIARVVGPAIGGVVLALAGPAAVFAINAISFVGIIVALAGWRRPKRIAPLERERLGQAILTGLGYAVNGPIFRRILLRAAVFVFPASALLALLPVTAADTWHLGASGYGVALGAIGFGAVLAVAVPAPLRQKVPPNTLLAVCAAAYGAATLAVVWLPFAAAAPFLVLSGMTWLITLTTLNAAAQLHLPRWVRARGLAMYLLVFTGSQAIGSYLWGVVATREGLGAALTLAAVLLGVAALSVAGLGLHPETGKLSRDISRAWPSPMVVFEPCPHDGPVLVTVHYRVATEDLEDFVEAMSAVRRSRLRTGGHSWALYHSLEHPDTVLERFTVPSWTEFERQHTERWLESDHDGVAKAVGYTLDHTRRHEYYLALRVHR encoded by the coding sequence ATGTCGGATCTGACGCAGGAGCGCACCGACACCGCGGACGTGTCGGCATGGACGCCGTTGCGCAACCGGGTTTTCCGCGCCCTGTTCGTCGCGCAGTTCGTCTCCAACGTCGGCACCTGGATGCAAAGCGTTGCCGCGCAATGGGTCTTGGTGGAAGGCCACAGCAGCCCCACCGTCGTCGCTCTGGTCCAGACCGCGAGCCTCGGGCCGACGCTCGTGTTGGCATTGTTCGCCGGCGCGCTCGCCGACGTGTTCGACCAGCGACGGTTGCTGATGGCCCTGCAGTCGTACGCGGTGTTGGTGGCGCTGGCGCTGGCGGGGCTGACGTACTGCGGCCGCCTCACCCCGACGGCGCTGCTGCTGTTCACCCTGGCCATCGGGGTCGCCTCCGCGATCACGGCGCCGGCCTGGCAGGCGATCCAACCGGAGGTCGTCGCCCGCGAGCAGATCACGGCCGCCGCGACTCTGGCCAGCGTCTCGGTCAACATCGCCCGGGTGGTCGGACCCGCCATCGGCGGCGTCGTGCTGGCGCTGGCCGGTCCGGCGGCGGTCTTCGCGATCAACGCCATCTCGTTCGTGGGCATCATCGTCGCCTTGGCGGGGTGGCGACGACCCAAGCGGATCGCGCCCCTCGAACGGGAACGCCTCGGCCAGGCGATCCTGACCGGGTTGGGCTACGCGGTCAACGGCCCGATCTTCCGCAGGATCCTGCTGCGCGCGGCCGTTTTCGTCTTCCCCGCCTCGGCCCTGTTGGCCCTCTTGCCGGTGACCGCCGCCGACACCTGGCACTTGGGAGCCAGCGGCTACGGTGTGGCCCTGGGCGCCATCGGTTTTGGCGCGGTGCTCGCCGTCGCGGTTCCCGCACCGTTGCGCCAGAAGGTCCCGCCCAACACGCTGCTGGCGGTATGCGCGGCCGCGTACGGCGCCGCCACGCTCGCGGTGGTCTGGTTGCCGTTCGCGGCCGCGGCGCCGTTCCTGGTGTTGTCGGGAATGACGTGGCTGATCACGCTGACGACGTTGAACGCCGCCGCGCAGCTGCATCTGCCCCGATGGGTTCGGGCCCGCGGGCTGGCGATGTACCTGCTGGTCTTCACCGGATCCCAGGCGATCGGCTCGTACCTCTGGGGTGTCGTCGCCACGCGGGAAGGGCTCGGCGCGGCGTTGACCCTGGCGGCGGTGTTGCTCGGTGTTGCCGCCCTCAGCGTCGCCGGTCTCGGGTTGCACCCGGAGACCGGGAAGCTGAGCCGCGACATTTCGCGGGCGTGGCCGTCGCCGATGGTCGTGTTCGAACCCTGCCCGCACGACGGACCCGTGCTGGTGACCGTCCACTACCGGGTCGCGACGGAGGACCTCGAAGACTTCGTCGAGGCGATGAGCGCGGTCAGGCGTTCGCGGCTACGCACCGGAGGCCACAGCTGGGCGCTGTATCACAGCCTGGAACACCCCGACACGGTCCTGGAGCGGTTCACCGTGCCGTCGTGGACGGAATTCGAACGCCAGCACACCGAACGCTGGCTGGAATCCGACCACGACGGGGTGGCGAAGGCGGTGGGCTACACGCTCGACCACACCCGCCGGCACGAGTACTACCTCGCGTTGCGGGTGCACCGATAA
- a CDS encoding aldolase, with the protein MASTFTDSKADLMRRAAEQLTANLVESGLTTRQKLALTCRALFDAGHDSGLAGQITARAEADGTYYTQRLGLGFDEITDANLLLVDEDLNVLDGDGMPNPANRFHSWIYRARPDVQCIVHTHPFHVAALSMLEVPLTVSHMDTTPLYDDCAFLAEWPGVPVGNEEGEIITAALGDKKAALLAHHGQVVAGASVEEACSLAVLIERAAKLQLAAMAAGTVKDLPEKLAREAHDWTLSPQRSRANFAYYARRALARHPDALTN; encoded by the coding sequence ATGGCCAGCACGTTCACCGACTCCAAAGCCGACCTGATGCGTCGCGCCGCCGAGCAGCTCACGGCCAACCTCGTCGAGTCGGGGCTGACCACTCGGCAGAAGCTGGCGCTGACCTGTCGCGCATTGTTCGACGCCGGGCACGACTCGGGCCTGGCGGGCCAGATCACCGCCCGGGCCGAGGCCGACGGCACCTACTACACCCAGCGGCTGGGGCTGGGGTTCGACGAGATCACCGACGCCAACCTGCTGCTGGTGGACGAGGACCTCAACGTCCTCGACGGTGACGGAATGCCCAACCCCGCCAACCGTTTTCACAGCTGGATCTATCGCGCGCGGCCCGACGTGCAATGCATCGTGCACACCCACCCGTTCCACGTGGCGGCGCTGTCCATGCTGGAGGTGCCGCTGACCGTCTCCCACATGGACACCACGCCGCTCTACGACGACTGCGCCTTCCTCGCCGAATGGCCGGGCGTGCCGGTCGGCAACGAGGAGGGGGAGATCATCACCGCCGCCCTCGGTGACAAGAAGGCGGCGCTGCTGGCGCACCACGGCCAGGTCGTCGCGGGCGCGAGCGTCGAGGAGGCGTGTTCGCTGGCGGTGCTGATCGAGCGCGCCGCCAAGCTGCAGCTGGCCGCCATGGCCGCCGGCACCGTCAAAGATCTACCCGAGAAACTGGCCCGCGAGGCCCATGACTGGACGCTGTCGCCCCAGCGCAGCCGCGCGAACTTCGCCTACTACGCCCGCCGGGCCCTGGCGCGGCATCCGGACGCGCTCACCAATTGA